The nucleotide window ACCTGGTCGAGGGCATCCGGGCCGGGTTCAAGGGGGAGAAGTAAGGCCGCCTGGCCGCGGTAGTCTCGGGTCCAGGCGCGGAGCCTATCTTCATACAGGCGCATCTCCCTCTGCCTGCTCTCCCTTCTGCTCCAGTGACTCGCTCTGTCCCCTTCGCCCTGCTGTTCGTAGCCCTTGCACTCTTGGCCGGATGCGGCGAGGACGCGGCCGTGCCGAGCGGCGTAGCCGACCGCGAACCGGCAGCCCTCGCTCGCCTCGCTGTCGAGGCTGACTCCACTGCAGACCGGTCGTTCGTCTTCACCGACCGGACCGGGACCTACTTCTTCGACGCCCTCGCAGGCGTACCGACGGACCCGGCGATGGGCCTCACGGTCGGCGGGTTTCGGATGCTCAGCGGCTGGCGGTGGCACTTCGTCGAGGACTCGGTCGGGGTCGGCCCGGGCCACGTCACGGGCGGGGTCGTGCGGCCGGACTTCGCGGCGCGGACCTACCGGCAGGCGGACTCGTCGGGCTTCTTCGCCGGGCTGCTTCGGGCGGTGCGCGGGCCGGCGCTCAGCGAACTGACCGAGACCGTCGCGCTCGTGGACGGCGCGCTCCTGGTCGAGGTCGCCGACAGCGTCGGGACGCTGGAGCTCCGGCCGCTCGTGACGGACCGGCGCGGAGCAGCGGAGTACAGCGTGCAGGCTCAGGGCGACGCCCTCCTCATCGCCCGCGGCAACTACCTCGAACCGCGCGCGGGCAGCCCGCGCCCCGTCTGGCTCGCCGTGGCCGCGACCGACGGGACCGTGCGGACGAGGACGGCGGAGGTCACCGACGCCCTCGGCATCCGTGAGCGGGGCCTCGCCGCCGGGGCGGTCCGCTTCGCCACACCCGGCACCGTCGCGTTTGCGACGGGCAACACACCGGAGGACGCGGCGGCGGCGGTGCGGCAAGTGCTGCGGCAGCGCGAGGGGCTGCGGGACCGGCAGGTCGAGCGGCTGGCCTCGGCGCTCGGCGGCCCTGCGATTCGGACCGAGGACGAGGCCTTCAACCGGGCCTTCGACTGGGCGCGGCTCTCGCTCGACGCGCTCGTCGTCGAGGACTCGACCGGCCTCCGGCTCGTCTCCGGCCTGCCGGGGGCCGACAACCCGCGCGGACGCTCAACGTTGGCTGCGCTGGAGGGAGCGTTTCTTGCGACAGGCCAGTGGGAGCGGGCGCGGGCGCTCCTGACCACCTTCGGCCGGGCGCAGCGCCGCGACCGGCGGATCGACCGCTTCGGGCGCGTCCCGAACGAGTTCGCGGGCGGCCAGCCGCAGTTCACGACGGTCGACGCCACGCCGGTCTTCATCGGTGCCGTCGGCGACTACCTCCGCACGACGGGCGACCGCTCGCTCATCACCGACAACACGGCCGAGTTCTGGACGCGGACGGTCTTCGCCACGCGCGGTCTGTTCGGCGACACGGCCTCGCCGGACGGGTTTATCAGCAACCGGGCGGGCGAAACCTGGGTGCAGCCGTTCGACGGGCGGGGCCGGGTGCCGCGCACGAACCGGTCGGTCGAGGCGCAGGGACGGTTCTACGAAGCGCTCCGGGCGATGCAGCCGATCGCGCGCGTCATGGGCCAGATCAGCGGACGTCCGACCTCGGCGCAGGCCTACGGCGACAGCGCGGCGGTCCTCCAGCGCCGCTTCGAGCAGGCGTTCGTCGACGGAGACCGCGTCGCCGACTTCGTCTCTGCCACCGGGCAGCCGAGCGACCAGCTTCGCCCGAGCGCGCTCCTCGCCCTCCGCGCCTTCGACCTCGACCCCGAGACCGAGCGCCGCGCCCTCGCGCGTCTGACGGCCGGCCTCGTCTACCCCTACGGCGTCTCGACGCTGCCGCAGTCGGACTCGCTCTTCTACCCCTACCTCAACGCCTCCGACTTCTACGAGCCGGCGGCGGCGCGCTACGACGGCACGGTGTGGACGTGGCTCACCGGCCCGCTCGTCTCGCTCCTCGTCGAGCAAGGGGCGACGGCTGAAGCCTACGCCCAGACCGAGGCGCTCCAGCGGCTCATCCTCGACCGCGGCGTGGTCGGCGCGGCGGCGGAGAACCTCGACGCCCACCCGCGCGAGGGCGAGAGCGAGCCCGACCTCGGCGGCGCGCCCGTGCAGCCGTGGACCCTCGCCGAGTTCATCCGCAACGCCTACCAGGACTACGCGGGCATCCGCTACCGGAGCGGCAGCACGGTCGCCCTCGAACCGCACCTGCCGGAGTCGTGGGGCGAGACGACGGCGACGTTCCGGCTCGACGACGGCGAGGTACGGGCCACGATGGAGCAGAGCGGCAGCGAGCTGTCGGTCCGCCTCGTGCCCTCGGGGCGGCTGCCGCGCGGGGCGACGGTGCGGGTGCGAGCGTTCGGGCAGATGAAGGCCGTGCCGCTTGCGCGCGTGCAGGGCGACACGCTCGTCGTCCCCCTCGACTCGGTCGCCGTCACGCTCTCGGCGGACGCCGTCACCGTCGACGGCGAAGCCGTGCAGGCCGACAGCAGCTACGCCGTGCCCGAGGCCGCGGAATTCGCCTTCGCCGAGCCCAACCTCCGCGCCGAGTACCCGGTGATGCGCCAGGTCAAGCGCTCGCGCGTGCTCGGCCCGCCCCAGGTCAGCCGCACCAACCCGCTCTCGATCCCGATCCTCACCCGCACCGACCCCGACGGCGACGACTGGGGGACGACGGCGACTTACACCTACCCGACCACGATCCCCGAGCGCACGCTCGACGTGAGCTACCTCGAAATCACCCAGGACGACTCGACGCAGTACGTCCGCATCGAGTTCGCCGACGTGGCCGACCCCGCCGCGCTCGGGTTCCAGCCCGCGCTCGTCGCTCTCGCCTTCGACACGGCCGAGGGCGGGAAGACCGACGTGGGGCGCAACTCGGGCTACCGGTTCCCGGCCTCGAGCGGGTTCGAGTTCATCGTCTTCGTCGGCGACGGGCTGCGGATCGAGGACGCGCGCGGCCGCGTGCTCGGCGAGTTCGGCGACATGGGCGGCGCGCTCGTCTCGGCCGAGGAGGGGGCCGTCACGTTCTCGCTCCCGAAGTTCGTCCTGCCCGAGCTCGAGCGCGGCGCGGGCGTCACGCTCCTCGTCGGGGCCAACGACGAGAGCGGCGACGTCGGCGCCTTCCGCTCCGTCCGCCAGAGGGCCGACGACGGCGTCGGCGGCGGGAAGGTCAACGAGGGCGACCCCAACATCTTCGACGTGCTGAGCGCCCGCGTGGAGGGCTGAGCGGCACGGAGGGTCGAAAGCGCGGATGGGGAGCGAGAGGGTGCCTGCTCGAAATTCGTAGCTCGCTACTCGTCATTCGTCGCTATCATCCGACAGGCACCTCGCGCCCCGCCTTCTCACCCCTCCAGCCTATGCGCTCCTTTACCCTCTCCAGCACGCCCGCCACGCCCGACCCGATGGCGTCGGATCCGATGATGCCGACCCCGGCCCCTGCCGACCCCGCGGCTGCCGAAGCTGCGGCGGCCGACATCCTCGACGGCCTCAACCCGGTCCAGCGCGAGGCCGCGTCCACGACCGAGGGGCCGGTGATGATCGTGGCCGGGCCGGGGAGCGGGAAGACGCGGACGCTGACCCACCGGATCGCCTACCTGCTCGCGGCCAAGAAGGCGTGGCCGAGCCAGATCCTCTCGCTGACGTTCACCAATAAGGCAGCGAAGGAGATGCGCGAGCGGGTCGTCCGCCTCGTCGGCGAGGCCGACGCGCGCGGCATCTGGATGGGGACCTTCCACTCGGTCTTCGCCCGCCTCCTCCGCCGCGAGGCCGAGCGCCTCGGCTACACGCGCGACTTCTCGATCTACGACACGGCGGACTCCGAGAACATCATCAAGAACGTCCTGGGCCGCTACAACGTCGACCCGAAGCGCTACACGCCGCGCTCGATCCGCAACCGCATCAGCGGGGCCAAGAACGGCCTCGTCAGCCCGCAGGAGTACGCCCGCCTCGCCGCCGACCCGTTCGAGGAGGTCGCGGCGAAGGTCTACGGACCCTACAACGACGCCCTCCGCCGCGCCAACGCCCTCGACTTCGACGACCTCCTGATCAAGCCTATCGAGCTGTTCCACCACCACCCCGACGTGCTGGAGCAGTACCAGGGCCGCTGGAAATACCTCCACATCGACGAGTACCAGGACACCAACCACGCCCAGTACAGCCTCGCCAGGATGCTGGCCGCGAAGCACAAGAACCTCTGCGTGGTCGGCGACGACGCCCAGAGCATCTACGCCTTCCGCGGGGCCGACATCCAGAACATCCTCTCGTTCCAGAAAGACTACCCTGCCGCGACCACGATCCGGCTGGAGCAGAACTACCGCTCGACGGGCCGCATCCTCCGCCTCGCCGACGCCGTCATCAAGCACAACGCCGACCAGCTCGACAAGGACCTCTGGACGGACAACGCCGAGGGCGAGCACGTCGTCCTGATGGAGGCGCTCTCGGAGCGCGACGAGGCGCAGAAGGTCGAGCGCCGGCTCCGCGACCTCCACGTCCGCCACGGGGTCGGCTACCGCGAGGCGGCGGTGCTCTACCGGACGAACGCCCAGAGCCGCTCGCTGGAGGAGGCCCTCCGGCGCGGCGGCATCCCGTACCGCATCGTCGGCGGGCTGTCGTTCTATTCCCGGCGCGAGATCAAAGACGCCCTCGCCTACCTCCGCCTCGTCGTCAACCCCAACGACGCCGCCTCGATCCGCCGCGTGATCAACAACCCGACGCGCGGGATCGGGGCCAAGACGATGCAGACCGTCGAGCGGTTTGCCGCCGCCGAAGGCCTCACGCTCTGGCAGGCGCTCGAGCGGGCAGGCGACACCGGCGTCGGGCCGCGCGCGGCCAAAGCCATCGAAGGCTTCACGTTCATGATCGGCCGCCACGCGGCGAAGGCCGGAACGGCCCCGGCCGACGAGATCGCGCGCGACCTCCTCGCCGAGAGCGGCCTTCTCGCCGCGCTCCGCGAGGAGAACACCGTCGAGAGCCTCGCCCGGTGGGAGAACGTCCAGGAACTCATCTCCGCGATCGCCGAGTTCGGCAACGCCGCCGGGCCGGAGCACACGCCGACCCTCTCCGAGTTCCTGCAGCAGGTGTCGCTCGTCACCGACGCCGACGCCGACGAGGGCGACCCCAACCGGGTGACGCTGATGACGCTCCACGCCTCGAAGGGGCTGGAGTTCAAGGTCGTCTTCGTAACCGGGATAGAGGATGGGCTCTTCCCGCTCGCCGTCGCCGCCCAGGACCCCAAGGAGCTAGAGGAAGAGCGGCGACTGTTCTACGTCGGCGTGACGCGGGCCGAGGAGCTGCTCTTTCTGTCGTACGCCCGGAGCCGCTACCGCTTCGGCGAGCAGCAGCCCGGCATCCGCAGCCGCTTCCTCGACGAGGTCGAGGTCGACGACGTGATCCGCACCGAGGCCGGGCGCTCGTTCTCCGGCAAGAAGGGCCGGTTCTCGGTCAAGGGCGGCTCGACCGGCTCGTTCGGCGAGATGGACCCGCACTACTACCGCCAGAGCCTCCGCCCGGACCAGCCGAAGCGCTCGCGCCCGAAGCGCGCGCCCGAGCCCGAGGGGGAGCGGATCGTCTACGACGAGGGCGAGGCCGAGATCGTCCCCGGCGTCCTCGTGGAGCACCCGACCTTCGGCGAGGGCAAGGTGCTCGCCGTCGAAGGCCGAGGCGAGCGGGCGGCAGCGACGGTGTTCTTCCAGTCGGCGGGGCAGAAGAAGCTCAAGCTCAAGTTCGCCCGGCTGCAGGTGGTGGGGTAGGAACTCGGCTATGATAGTTCGACGTACACGAGCGTGAAATCTGTACGCCAGAAGCACGATACCATGCAAACCAAGCTCACGCTCCGGCTCGACGAAGAGCTCATCCGCGAGGCGAAGGCACTTGCACGGCGTCGGGGCACGTCGGTCTCGAAGCTCGTCGCGGGGTACTTCCGGGCGCTCACGCAGCATCCGGGCGAAGCTCCTGAAGAGGAGCCGCTGCCGCCGCTCACTCGCTCTCTCATCGGCGCGCTAGCCGGTGCGGAGGTCAGCGAGGAGGACCATCACGCCTACCTCGAAGAGAAGCACCAGTGAGGGTGCTCCTCGACACCAATGTGGTGCTCGACGTGCTACTGAAGCGTCAGCCCCATGCGGCCGATGCCGCCTGGCTCTTCGGGCAGGTGGAACGGGGGCATCTAGACGGGCTGCTCGGAGCGACGACGCTCACGACGATCCACTACGTCGCCCGTAAGACGCTGGGCGATGCAGAGACGCGTGGACACGTTGGGACGCTGCTCCGACTCTTCGAAGTGGCCCCGGTGACGCGGGCCGTGCTCGAAGATGCTCTCGCCCTGCCGTTCGGCGACTTCGAGGATGCCGTGCTGCACGAGGCTGCGCGCCACGCCGGGGCAGAAGGAGTCGTCACCCGCAATGTCGCAGATTTCACGAGGGCGTCGCTCTCCGTCTACACACCGAGCGAGTTGCGAGCCGCGCTGCAACAGGACGCCGGCTAAAGCCCCTCGTCTCTGTGCCGTTGAGGGCGACCGTGTTCTTCCAGGCCGTCGGACAGAAGAAGCTCAAGCTCAAGTTCGCCCGGCTGCAGGTGGTGGGGTGAACGATCCCTCCGCGGACGGCCTCGCGCTTCGCTAGGCGGCCTGGCGCATCGTGCCGATGGGCTCGGCGAGGACGGCCGTGAACCCGTCGACGTCCTGCTGGTCCAGCAGGGGCTCGATGATGGCCAGCAGCTGGCTCACGCACGACGCGCGGTACATCAGGTCCTCGCGCACCTCGCCCGCGGCGCCGAGGCGGTACTGGACGAGCGCGTTGAGCTTCGTCCACTGGCACTTGAGCTCGATGTAGTGGAGCGCCAGCATCCGTTCGAGGTCGGCGTCGTCGTCCACGTCGCGGGCGAGCTGGAGTACCTGGTTGCGCAGGCCCCGGGCGTAGGCGAGGGTCGCCTTGACTTGCGAGGGGACGGCGTCCTCCCAGCCCGCGAGCGTTTCCTGCCAGGCGGCGTCGATCTGAGGGTCGGTGAGGACGTCTTGGATGAGGGGAGCAGTCAGCATGGTCACGGCGCTGAGATCAATGGGGGCGATGCGCGTCTCCCTAGCAAAGACGGTACCCGAACGCCGCAGCGAACGCGGCCTCGGGTGGGCAGGGGTCGGGGGGTAGATTTCCCCTGGGAATCGGTAGAAACGTTCGAATCGCTGCAGCCTCCACGGGCGGGCTGGAGAGCGCGAACGCCGCAGCGAACGCGGCCTCGGGTGGACAGGGGTCGGGGGGTAGATTCCCCCTCGAAACTGGTAGAAACGTTCGAATCGTTCTGGCCCTCATCGGCTGGCTGAAAACGGGGCCAGTAGATTTCGGAAGGGCCGAGGTGGAAACCGCCCAGCCCGTGGTGGCTGTGGAGCAACGTGCAGAAACCTGGTGCCGTTCATCTATAAGGTCAAAAAAGCTAGGTAGGAGCGACGGATCCCGGGGCTTGCCCGGCGCGGAGGGCGCCAGGGCGAGGCGCACGCCCTCGACGCAGGCGGTGCGCGACCGACCACCTTGGTCCACCGCTTGTATGCG belongs to Bacteroidota bacterium and includes:
- a CDS encoding amylo-alpha-1,6-glucosidase, whose protein sequence is MTRSVPFALLFVALALLAGCGEDAAVPSGVADREPAALARLAVEADSTADRSFVFTDRTGTYFFDALAGVPTDPAMGLTVGGFRMLSGWRWHFVEDSVGVGPGHVTGGVVRPDFAARTYRQADSSGFFAGLLRAVRGPALSELTETVALVDGALLVEVADSVGTLELRPLVTDRRGAAEYSVQAQGDALLIARGNYLEPRAGSPRPVWLAVAATDGTVRTRTAEVTDALGIRERGLAAGAVRFATPGTVAFATGNTPEDAAAAVRQVLRQREGLRDRQVERLASALGGPAIRTEDEAFNRAFDWARLSLDALVVEDSTGLRLVSGLPGADNPRGRSTLAALEGAFLATGQWERARALLTTFGRAQRRDRRIDRFGRVPNEFAGGQPQFTTVDATPVFIGAVGDYLRTTGDRSLITDNTAEFWTRTVFATRGLFGDTASPDGFISNRAGETWVQPFDGRGRVPRTNRSVEAQGRFYEALRAMQPIARVMGQISGRPTSAQAYGDSAAVLQRRFEQAFVDGDRVADFVSATGQPSDQLRPSALLALRAFDLDPETERRALARLTAGLVYPYGVSTLPQSDSLFYPYLNASDFYEPAAARYDGTVWTWLTGPLVSLLVEQGATAEAYAQTEALQRLILDRGVVGAAAENLDAHPREGESEPDLGGAPVQPWTLAEFIRNAYQDYAGIRYRSGSTVALEPHLPESWGETTATFRLDDGEVRATMEQSGSELSVRLVPSGRLPRGATVRVRAFGQMKAVPLARVQGDTLVVPLDSVAVTLSADAVTVDGEAVQADSSYAVPEAAEFAFAEPNLRAEYPVMRQVKRSRVLGPPQVSRTNPLSIPILTRTDPDGDDWGTTATYTYPTTIPERTLDVSYLEITQDDSTQYVRIEFADVADPAALGFQPALVALAFDTAEGGKTDVGRNSGYRFPASSGFEFIVFVGDGLRIEDARGRVLGEFGDMGGALVSAEEGAVTFSLPKFVLPELERGAGVTLLVGANDESGDVGAFRSVRQRADDGVGGGKVNEGDPNIFDVLSARVEG
- a CDS encoding UvrD-helicase domain-containing protein, which gives rise to MRSFTLSSTPATPDPMASDPMMPTPAPADPAAAEAAAADILDGLNPVQREAASTTEGPVMIVAGPGSGKTRTLTHRIAYLLAAKKAWPSQILSLTFTNKAAKEMRERVVRLVGEADARGIWMGTFHSVFARLLRREAERLGYTRDFSIYDTADSENIIKNVLGRYNVDPKRYTPRSIRNRISGAKNGLVSPQEYARLAADPFEEVAAKVYGPYNDALRRANALDFDDLLIKPIELFHHHPDVLEQYQGRWKYLHIDEYQDTNHAQYSLARMLAAKHKNLCVVGDDAQSIYAFRGADIQNILSFQKDYPAATTIRLEQNYRSTGRILRLADAVIKHNADQLDKDLWTDNAEGEHVVLMEALSERDEAQKVERRLRDLHVRHGVGYREAAVLYRTNAQSRSLEEALRRGGIPYRIVGGLSFYSRREIKDALAYLRLVVNPNDAASIRRVINNPTRGIGAKTMQTVERFAAAEGLTLWQALERAGDTGVGPRAAKAIEGFTFMIGRHAAKAGTAPADEIARDLLAESGLLAALREENTVESLARWENVQELISAIAEFGNAAGPEHTPTLSEFLQQVSLVTDADADEGDPNRVTLMTLHASKGLEFKVVFVTGIEDGLFPLAVAAQDPKELEEERRLFYVGVTRAEELLFLSYARSRYRFGEQQPGIRSRFLDEVEVDDVIRTEAGRSFSGKKGRFSVKGGSTGSFGEMDPHYYRQSLRPDQPKRSRPKRAPEPEGERIVYDEGEAEIVPGVLVEHPTFGEGKVLAVEGRGERAAATVFFQSAGQKKLKLKFARLQVVG
- a CDS encoding DUF6364 family protein, with amino-acid sequence MQTKLTLRLDEELIREAKALARRRGTSVSKLVAGYFRALTQHPGEAPEEEPLPPLTRSLIGALAGAEVSEEDHHAYLEEKHQ
- a CDS encoding PIN domain-containing protein, with amino-acid sequence MLLDTNVVLDVLLKRQPHAADAAWLFGQVERGHLDGLLGATTLTTIHYVARKTLGDAETRGHVGTLLRLFEVAPVTRAVLEDALALPFGDFEDAVLHEAARHAGAEGVVTRNVADFTRASLSVYTPSELRAALQQDAG